A genomic stretch from Salvelinus namaycush isolate Seneca chromosome 25, SaNama_1.0, whole genome shotgun sequence includes:
- the tfr1a gene encoding transferrin receptor 1a codes for MDHARSTISKIFNGEPRSYTRFNLTQNMEGENSQVEMKLSSDMDEEVGGNGVGEDLNHAKEPYVVHKPAGRTPKSVCFMVATILLIFIISYLIGYLSHRKKELAPPSCSRSTFEESITQDSVKMEADPVMDWRDVKRLLDQKMSASSFESAFSEFASESHQAGSAGDNVLAKKVLARFKEYGMYTWTDEHYVKLVDPPASGSNRVTFKGSDLGALRGYLAYSKTGTAKGAVLHGNYGQMDDLRKLQDKNIALDGRVLLVRSGKISFAEKVANAAKLNASAVLIYPADRGLGGSTQLFGHVHLGSGDPYTPGFPSFNHTQFPPVQSSGLPSILAQTITVNMATTIMRGMGGKSAPTGWVGQLGDDDDMVTVEVNNVLAEKMIVNVFGVIKGFVDPDRFVVMGAQRDAWGPGFASSTVGTSVLVELARAISDMVKNDGFKPRRSIVFASWSAGEFGSVGATEWLEGYLASLNMKAFSYINLDGVVTGFPTFKASASPLMYTLIQRTLQEVNTLSDSGTLYSAVPGPNWEAAVMEPLRLNDPSYPFVTFSGIPAVSFRFTTEGEEYPYLGTLDDTRDKLYGATSNQVAKLAVSAGQFAGKIALRLVHDHLLRLDVEKYIRLIRTQVFAINSKIKTVQSMQPQLLPKSLTVQWLMSATGSYSRAASSLSTEIDNSNLEEADVCRNINDRIMSVERDFLSPYTSPRETPFRHILVGSGSHTLKALSDHLDALQIDHSDANADLFRIQFALATWTIQGCANSLAGEVWSIDNMI; via the exons ATGGACCACGCAAGGTCGACAATATCCAAAATT TTCAATGGAGAGCCTCGCTCATACACACGCTTCAACCTGACACAGAACATGGAGGGTGAGAACAGCCAGGTGGAGATGAAGCTGTCGTCAGACATGGACGAGGAGGTGGGCGGCAATGGCGTAGGGGAGGACCTCAACCATGCCAAGGAACCCTATGTGGTACACAAGCCTGCCGGGCGCACGCCCAAGAGCGTCTGCTTCATGGTGGCCACCATActcctcatcttcatcatca gctaTCTGATTGGCTACCTGTCCCACCGGAAGAAAGAGTTGGCtcctcccagctgctccaggTCCACCTTTGAAGAATCCATTACCCAGGATTCCGTTAAGATGGAGGCGGACCCTGTCATGGACTGGAGGGACGTGAAGCGACTGCTGGATCAGAAGATGAGTGCCTCCAGCTTCGAGAGTGCCTTCAG tGAGTTTGCTAGTGAAAGCCATCAGGCAGGCTCTGCTGGAGACAATGTGCTGGCCAAGAAGGTGCTGGCAAGGTTCAAAGAGTATGGCATGTACACGTGGACTGACGAGCACTATGTCAAGCTTGTGGATCCCCCTGCATCTGGCTCCAACAGGGTGACCTTCAAAGGGTCTGACCTTGGAGCACTGAGGGGCTATCTGGCCTACAGCAAAACTGGAACAGCGAAG GGCGCAGTACTTCACGGCAACTACGGCCAGATGGATGACCTGAGGAAACTGCAGGATAAGAACATTGCCTTGGACGGGAGGGTCCTTCTGGTCAGATCTGGAAAAATAAGCTTTGCTGAGAAG GTGGCCAACGCAGCCAAGCTGAATGCCTCTGCTGTTCTCATCTACCCTGCTGACAGAGGGCTCGGAGGATCCACTCAGCTCTTTGGCCAT GTCCATCTTGGCTCTGGCGACCCTTACACCCCCGGGTTCCCCTCCTTCAACCATACCCAGTTTCCCCCTGTCCAGTCCTCAGGCCTCCCCAGCATCCTGGCCCAGACCATCACAGTCAACATGGCCACCACTATCATGAG GGGGATGGGAGGGAAAAGCGCCCCTACAGGTTGGGTAGGACAACTGGGAGATGATGACGATATGGTCACGGTGGAGGTCAACAACGTCCTGGCTGAGAAGATGATCGTCAACGTGTTTGGAGTCATCAAAGGCTTTGTGGACCCAG ATCGTTTTGTGGTTATGGGTGCTCAGAGGGATGCCTGGGGTCCAGGCTTCGCTAGCTCCACAGTGGGCACCAGTGTGTTGGTGGAGTTGGCACGCGCCATCTCAGACATGGTGAAAAATG ATGGCTTCAAGCCCAGGAGGAGCATCGTTTTTGCCAGCTGGAGTGCTGGAGAGTTTGGGAGTGTTGGCGCCACCGAGTGGTTGGAG GGTTATTTGGCTTCTCTGAACATGAAAGCCTTCTCTTACATCAACCTGGATGGAGTTGTAACAG GTTTCCCAACATTCAAAGCCTCGGCCAGCCCTTTGATGTACACACTCATCCAGAGAACGCTACAGGAG GTGAACACTCTCAGTGACTCCGGTACACTCTACTCTGCAGTCCCCGGGCCCAACTGGGAGGCAGCAGT CATGGAGCCTCTGAGGCTAAATGATCCCTCTTATCCCTTCGTCACCTTCTCCGGCATCCCAGCCGTCTCGTTCCGTTTCACCACAGAG GGTGAGGAATACCCATACCTCGGGACACTGGATGATACACGCGACAAGCTGTATGGCGCCACCTCCAACCAGGTGGCCAAGCTGGCGGTGTCCGCAGGGCAGTTCGCCGGGAAAATAGCCCTGCGGCTGGTCCACGACCACCTGCTGCGCCTGGATGTGGAGAAATACATCCGCCTGATCCGCACCCAGGTGTTCGCAATTAACTCCAAGATCAAAACAGTGCAGAGT ATGCAGCCCCAGCTGTTGCCTAAGTCGCTGACTGTCCAGTGGCTGATGTCTGCGACGGGCTCCTACAGCCGAGCCGCCAGTAGCCTGTCAACTGAAATCGATAATAGTAACCTGGAGGAAGCAGATGTGTGCCGTAACATCAACGACCGTATCATGAGT GTGGAGAGGGACTTCCTGTCCCCATACACGTCTCCCAGAGAGACCCCGTTCCGCCACATCCTGGTGGGCTCCGGCTCCCACACCCTGAAGGCTCTATCGGACCACCTGGACGCCCTGCAGATCGACCACTCAGACGCCAACGCTGATCTGTTCCGGATTCAGTTTGCTTTGGCAACCTGGACCATCCAGGGCTGCGCCAACTCACTGGCGGGGGAAGTCTGGTCCATAGATAACATGATCTAA